GGCCGCCTGCAGGGCACAGATGGGGTCGATCTCGGTGATCCAGACGGTGGCCCCCAGGCCGCGCAGGGACTGGGCCGAGCCCTTGCCCACATCGCCGTAGCCGCAGACCAGGGCGATCTTGCCGGCGATCATCACGTCGGTGGCGCGCTTGATACCATCCACCAGGGACTCGCGGCAGCCGTAGAGGTTGTCGAACTTGGACTTGGTCACCGAGTCGTTGACGTTCATCGCCGGGAACAGCAGCTCGCCCTTCTTGAACATCTCGTACAGGCGGTGTACGCCAGTGGTGGTCTCCTCGGTGACGCCACGGATGGAATCGGCCATGCGCTGGTAGCGTTGGGGGTCTTCGCCCAGGCTGCGCTTGAGCACGGCGAGGATCACCTTGAGTTCGTGCGGGTCGCTGGCCTGGGGTTCGGGCACGGCACCGGCCTTGGCATAGGCTACCCCCTTGTGTACCAGCAGGGTGGCGTCGCCGCCGTCGTCGAGGATCATGTTGGGCTCCTGGTCACCGGGCCAGTTGAGCACCTGCTCGGTACACCACCAGTACTCCTCCAGGGTTTCGCCCTTCCAGGCATAGACGGGTATGCCGGCGGCGGCAATGGCGGCGGCGGCATGGTCCTGGGTGGAGAAGATGTTGCAGGAGCACCAGCGCACCTGGGCACCCAGATCCACCAGGGTCTCGATCAGCACGGCGGTCTGGATGGTCATGTGCAGCGAGCCGGTGATACGCGCCCCGGCCAGGGGCTTGGTTTCGCGGTACTTGGCGCGAATCGCCATCAGGCCGGGCATCTCCGTCTCGGCGATGCGGATCTCCTTACGCCCCCAATCGGCCAGGGCGAGGTCGGCGACCTTGAAATCGGTAAAGTTATCGTTCAACACAGCATTCATCTGAAGCTCCTGGAAGTTGTGTTGAGCGCCGTTGATCAAAAAGACAACCCCACCGAGCCTGACGGATCAAACCGCTGCAGCGCCCCTCGGGCGGGTTGTTGGAGATTTTGGGACGCAGAGATCGCGGAGAAGCGCAGAGCACGCAGAGTTTGTTATATACCTAATTTTCTTTGCGTTCTTTGCGCTACTTTGCGTCCTCTGCGTCCCTGTCTTGGATTTAAACCCCGGCGTCCTCCTTCAGGGCTGCGGCCTTGTCGGTTTTTTCCCAGCTGAAGGCGGTGAAGCTGTTGCCCTGGCTGTCGGTCACGGCCTCCGGCTCGCGACCGAAGTGGCCATTGCTGGCGGTGCGCTGGTACATGGGGTGGATCAGATCCAGCATCTGGATCAGGCCGTAGGGGCGCAGGTCGAAGTGGCGGCGTACCAACTGTTCGATTTGGGCGTCGTCGATCTTGCCGGTACCGAAGGTATCTACACTGATGGAGGTAGGCTCGGCCACGCCGATGGCGTAGCTGATCTGGATCTCGCAGCGCTCGGCGAGATCAGCGGCGACTATGTTCTTGGCTACATAGCGGCCGGCATAGGCGGCGGAGCGATCGACCTTGGAGGGGTCCTTGCCGGAGAAGGCACCGCCGCCGTGGCGGGCCATGCCGCCGTAGGTATCGACGATGATCTTGCGCCCGGTCAGGCCGCAGTCGCCCAGGGGGCCGCCGATGATGAACTGGCCGGTGGGGTTGATGTGGACCTTGTCACGCGGGCAAGCGGCCAGCCATGCGCTGGGCAGCACCGGCTGGATGATGGTCTCGTACACCGCCTCGTGCAGATCCTTCTGGCTGATCTCCGGGTTGTGCTGGGTGGAGAGCACCACCGCCTCAATGCCCACCGGCTTGCCGTTTTCGTAGCGCAGGGTGACCTGACTCTTGGCGTCGGGGCGCAGCCAGGGCAGCACGCCCTTCTTGCGGATATCGGTGTGGCGCTCCACCAGGCGGTGGGCGTACTGGATGGCGGCGGGCATCAGGGCATCGGTCTCGTTGGTGGCGTAGCCGAACATCAGGCCCTGGTCACCGGCCCCCTGTTCCTCCGGGCTCTTGCGGTTGACCCCCATGGCGATGTCACCGGACTGCTTGCCGATGGCATTGAGCACGGCGCAGGTGGCACCGTCAAAGCCGACGTCCGAGCTGTTGTAGCCGATGCCGAGGATCACCTGACGCACGATATCTTCCAGATCCACCCAGGCGCTGGTGGTGATCTCACCGGCGATGATGGCGACGCCGGTCTTGACCAGGGTCTCGCAGGCCACATGGGCCTGGCGGTCCTGCTCCAGGATGGCGTCGAGTATGGCATCGGAGATCTGATCAGCCATCTTGTCGGGATGCCCTTCGGAGACGGATTCGGAGGTGAAGATAAAGTCTTTGGCCATCTGGCTGTCCTGATTGGTTTGAAATCGGTCGGGCATTCTACTACTTTGTCACGGCGACAGAGAACCCCTGATGCGGAGCGGAAAAGCGGCATTAACCGCGGATTTCACGGATTTACGCAGATCTTCCGCTCGGTTTGTCAAGCACGCCAACGCACCCGGCAGGTGACTGCCAAGATCAATCTAACACAATGAAAACAGGTTATTTAATCTGTGATAATCGGCGTAATCTGCGGTTTACTTAAGATTCAAACACAGGAGCATCTGCATGGTATCCCTACAACCCCCCGTGTGTGATTTCGGCCAACCCGCCCTGGATTTTGACCTGCCCGGCGTCGATGGGCGCAACTGGACCCTGGAGCAATGCCGGGGCGAGCGCGGCCTGCTGGTGATGTTCATCTGCAACCACTGTCCCTACGTCAAGTCCATCCGCGAGCGCATGGTGCGCGACACCCGCGAGTTGCTGGAGCACGGCATCAAGTCGGTGGCCATCATGTCCAACGACCCCAGCGAGTACGCCGAGGACAGCTTCGACAACATGAAGAAAATCGCCCGGCAATTCAGCTTCCCCTTCCCCTACCTGCTCGATGAGAGCCAGGAAGTCGCCAAGGCCTACGGCGCCGTGTGTACGCCGGACTTCTTCGGCTACAACGCCGAACTGAGACTGCAATACCGTGGCCAGCTGGACGCAAGCCGCAAGGAAACCGCCCCGGAGGGCAGCCGCCGTGACCTGTTTGAGGCAATGAAGCAGGTGGCCGCCAGCGGCCAGGGTCCGGCCGAGCAGATTGCCAGCATGGGTTGCTCGATCAAATGGCGGGAGTGAGGCCAGCGGACTTGGCGCGAGCAGCGGTACCCCGGAACATTAAACATATCAAAGGGGGATTCCGGCGCTGGTAGTTACGCGGGGCTGAAGCCCCCCCTGCCCCCTTTCTAAAAGGGGGATTTGACTCTCTCTCCTTAGAGTTGAGGGTGGGCGAGCAGTCGCTCTGGGATGAACGCTTTGCGTCCTTTGCGATCCGGTCTTTTCCGCCCTCCCCCACTCAGGCATCCGCCTGCAGCTGTTGCAGCAGCTGCTTGGGGGTCTGGCGCAGGGGCTGGCGCTGGGTCAGCCAGCCGATGAGCAGCAGCAGGGCGACGCTCAGGCCGAGGGAGGCCAGCCACAGCTGGGGGTTGAGCCGGGCCGGCAGCTCCAGCCAGAATTGGCTGATCAGCAGGCTGGCCAGCTGCGCCAGCAGGGCGGCGAACAGCCCGGCCAGCAGGCCGATCAGGGCAAACTCGGTCATGCCGATGCGGATGATATCGCCCTGGGCCGCGCCCAGGGTGCGCAGCAGCAGCCAGGAGCGCAGCCGACCCCGCTGGGCGGCGCGGGTGGCGGTGAAGATGACGATGAAGCTGGAGGCCAGGGTGAACAGATAGAGCAGGGTCACCGCCAGGGCGGCCTGATCCATCACCTCCTGCACCCGCTGAATCATGTCCTGCACGTCGATCCAGACCACGCCGGGGGCGCTGGCCTGCAACTGGCGGCGCAGCGGCGCGGTCTGCTGGGGCGACAGGCCCAGGTGGAAGTTGGTCATGTAGCTCAGGGGCAGGGACTGGGCCGCCTCGCCGTGCAGGATGAAGAAGAAATTGAGCCGAAAGCTTTGCCACTCCACCTGGCGCAGGGCGCTGATCTGGTAGTCGCGCTGGATGCCGATGAAATCAAACCGCAGCACGTCTCCCAGCTGCAGACCAAACAGCTCGGCAATGCCCTGCTCCACGCTCACCGGCGGCAGGTCCGCCCGGCGCCGCGCCTGGGGCAGCGCGGCGATCACCGGATTATGCTCGGGCACCTGATCCAGCAGGGCGACATTGGCCTCCCGCTGCAACAGGCGCTTGGCCCGTGGCGTGCGCTGTTGGCCAACCTCAAGCGCCTTGCCATTCACCGCCAGCAGGCGGCCCCGCGCCACCGGCACCAACTCCGGGGCCAGACCCTGTTGCGCCAGCAATTGCCGCACCGCCGGGCGCTGATCCGGCTGGATATTGATCATGAACACATTGGGCGTGTCCGGCGGCAGGGAGTCGCGCCAGCCGTTGAGCAGGTCCTGGCGCACGAAGCTGACCAGGATGAGCAGAAAGATCACCAGCCCCAGGGCAATCAGTTGCAGTTTGACCAGCCCCGGCTCGCGGGCCAGGGCGGCCAGGGCCAGACGCAGCCAGCCCCGGCTCAGGGGCTGCAGGCGGCGCAGGGCGGCAAGCAGGGCCAGGGCGAGCAGATAAAACCCGGCGGCGGCCAGCAGCAGGGAGGGCGCGGCCCAGACCACCAGGCCGCCGCTGAGCAGTAGCACCATGAGCAGGATCAGCAACACCAGGCTGACCAGCAGGGCGCTCAGGGGGTTGTAGTCCGGGCGCATCTGGCGAAACACCTGTAGCGGCGAGACCTGGGTGGCCTGGCGAAAGGCGGGCCAGGAGAAGGTCCACAGCGCCAGGCTGCCGCTGGCCAGGCCGAGCAGCGCGGCACGCCCCGGCGGGGGCTGGATCAGCGGATCGAAATAATCAGCCAGCCAAGGGGTTATGGCCTGAAACAGGGCCAGGCCAAGAAGTACCCCGACCAGGCTGCCGAGCAGCGCCAGCCAGCTCAGTTGACTGGCGAAAAGCAGCCGCAGCTGGCGATCCGAGGCCCCGGCGGCGCGCATCAGGGCCATGGAGGCGATCCAGCGTTGCAGGTAATAGCGGCTGGCGATCAGAATCGCCAGCCCCGCCACCAGCACCGTGGCCAGGGCGGACAGGTCGAGAAAGGTCCAGGCGGTATTCAGCGAGCGCTCCATGTCGGGATTGGGCGCGCTGGCGCTGCGCAGTTGCCAATGGGGCTGTAGGCGCTGTTGCAGCTGGCGCTGCCAGGCGGCGATGGCCGCCGCCGGGCCGGCGAAGCTCAGGGCATAGGTCACCCGGCTGCCGGGGCCGATCAGTCCCAGCTGTTTGAGTCGCTCCAGGGGCAGCAGCGCCAGCGGGGCGAAGGCGCTGAAGCTGGTGAACAGGGGGTCGCTGCCGGTCAGCCAGTCGCCCACGCGCAGGGTCTGGTTACCCAGCTGCAGGGGGCTATCACGCTCCAGGTCCAGCAGCCCCTGCAGCTGCTGATCCGCCAGCAGTTGGTCCGGTGCCAGATCGGCCAGGCCCAGGCCCTGCTCGGTGCGCAGCTGGCCGCGCAGGGGATCGGGCCGATCCAGACCGCGCAGGCGGATCAGCTGGAACTGGTCATTGGCCAGGAGCATGCTGGTCAGCTCGATGGACTCGGCCACCTGCAGACCGCGCCGCTGGGCCTGCTGGCGCAGATCAACAGGCAGCGGTCGGCTGCTGCTGAGCACCAGGTCGGCGGCCAGGGCCTCGGCGGCCTTGGCCAACATGCTGTGATGCACGCTGCGCGCCAGCTGTTCCACCAGCACCACGCTGCTGCTGGCGATGACCACCGCCAGCCACAGCCAGAGCCATTCACCTCGGCGCAGGGCGCGCCAGAACCAGAGGCTGGCGGTGTAGATGCTATGAGATCTCGTCAATTGTCCGGCCCCGCTTGATCAATTTACCACCCAGAGGCAGAAGCCACCCCTTGATTGTGGCCCATGATTGACGAAATTGGACGCAAGAGCAATGCAAGCCGACGGTCTAACCGCTGCATTCAACCCATTTGCAGCGCCCTGGCCGCCCTTGCGGATGACAGTCGGGCTGGGAGCCCGCCCTACCCAGGGCAGTTGGGCCAACAATTGCGGCACGGCTATTGATCATCGGCAGGCTTGGGGGTAAGGTTGCCCCTTTCCACCCAAATCAACATTTCTGTCTAAGGTGGTCCGTAGGGACTGCCTTTTTGCTTTTATGGGGCCCCGACTCATGACGGACTCACTGATGGCTACCTACAACCGGCTTGCAGTCGGCTTTGAGCGGGGCGAGGGTGCGCGCCTGTGGGACACCCAGGGGCGGGAGTATCTGGACGCCATCACCGGCATTGCCGTGTGTGGCCTGGGTCATGCCCATCCGGCGGTGCAGCAGGCCCTGTGTACCCAGGCGGGCAGGCTGCTGCACACCTCCAACCTCTATCAGATCCCCCTGCAGCGCCAGCTCGGCGACCAACTCACCGAGCTTACGGGGATGGAGCGGGCCTTCTTCTGCAACTCCGGGGCCGAGGCCAACGAGGCGGCGATCAAGCTGGCACGCAAGCACGGCCACGCCTGCGGTATCGATAGCCCGGCCATCATCGTCATGGAGCACAGCTTCCACGGCCGCACCCTGGCCACCCTCAGCGCCACCGGCAACCGCAAGGCCCAGGCCGGCTTCGAGCCCCTGGTGCAGGGCTTTGTGCGGGTACCCTTCGATGACCCCGAGGCACTGCGCAAAACCGCCGAGATCCGCCACGATATCTGCGCCGTGCTGGTGGAGCCGATCCAGGGCGAGGGCGGCGTGCATATCCCCAGCGCCGACTATCTGCCCGCCCTGCGCCAGATCTGCGACCAGCAGGGCTGGCTGCTCATGTTCGACGAGATCCAGTGCGGCATGGGCCGCAGCGGCAAATTCCTCGCCCATCAGCACACGCCGATCCAGCCCGATGTGCTGACCCTGGCCAAGGCCCTGGGCAATGGGGTACCCATAGGTGCCTGTCTGGCCCGGGGCGAGGCGGCGCAACTGTTCGGCCCGGGCAGCCATGGCTCCACCTTCGGCGGCAACCCCCTGGCCTGCGCCGCCGCCCTGGCCGTGCTGGAAATCATGCAGGCCGAGGATATCCCGGCCCGGGCCGCCGTCGGCGGCGAGCGCCTCAAGCAGGCCCTGAGCCAGGGCCTGGCCGACCTGGATGGCCTGCTGGAGATACGCGGCCAGGGCATGATGCTGGGCATAGAGCTGGATCGGCCCTGTGCCGAGCTGGTATCCCAGGCCCTGGAGCAGGGCCTGCTGATCAATGTCACCGCCGAGCGGGTGGTGCGACTGCTGCCGCCGCTCAACCTGAGCGATGCCGACATTCAGCTGCTCAGCGACCGGCTGACCCGCCTGATCCGCGCCTTTCTGACCCCCTGAGGATGGACCTCATGACCCAGACCGACTCCCCCCGCCCACGGCATTTCCTCAGCCTGCTGGACCTCAGCGGCATCGAACTGCGCGCCCTGCTACAGCGGGCCAGTGAACTCAAGCGCCTGCACCGGCGCGGCGACCTGTATCAGCCGCTGCGCAACCGCACCCTGGCGATGATCTTCGAGAAATCCTCCACCCGCACCCGGGTCTCCTTCGAGGCGGGCATGACCCAGCTGGGTGGCCACGCCCTGTTTCTCTCCCCCAAGGACACCCAGCTGGGCCGGGGCGAGCCCATCGAGGACAGCGCACGGGTGCTCTCGCGCATGGTGGATATCGTCATGATCCGCACCTTTGCCCAGGACACCGTGGAGCGCTTTGCCGCCCATTCCCAGGTACCTGTGATCAACGGCCTGACCGATCTGCTGCACCCCTGCCAGCTGCTGGCCGACATGCAGACCTGGTTCGAGCAGCGCGGCGACATCCGTGGCAAGACCGTCACCTGGGTGGGGGATGGCAACAACATGTGCCACAGCTACATGGAGGCGGCCCATCTGCTGGACTTCCGCCTGCACATCGCCTGCCCCGAGGGCTATGACCCGGAGCCTGGGTTCATGCAGCGTTTTGGCACCCACTGCCAGATCATCCGCG
This is a stretch of genomic DNA from gamma proteobacterium SS-5. It encodes these proteins:
- a CDS encoding aspartate aminotransferase family protein codes for the protein MTDSLMATYNRLAVGFERGEGARLWDTQGREYLDAITGIAVCGLGHAHPAVQQALCTQAGRLLHTSNLYQIPLQRQLGDQLTELTGMERAFFCNSGAEANEAAIKLARKHGHACGIDSPAIIVMEHSFHGRTLATLSATGNRKAQAGFEPLVQGFVRVPFDDPEALRKTAEIRHDICAVLVEPIQGEGGVHIPSADYLPALRQICDQQGWLLMFDEIQCGMGRSGKFLAHQHTPIQPDVLTLAKALGNGVPIGACLARGEAAQLFGPGSHGSTFGGNPLACAAALAVLEIMQAEDIPARAAVGGERLKQALSQGLADLDGLLEIRGQGMMLGIELDRPCAELVSQALEQGLLINVTAERVVRLLPPLNLSDADIQLLSDRLTRLIRAFLTP
- a CDS encoding methionine adenosyltransferase → MAKDFIFTSESVSEGHPDKMADQISDAILDAILEQDRQAHVACETLVKTGVAIIAGEITTSAWVDLEDIVRQVILGIGYNSSDVGFDGATCAVLNAIGKQSGDIAMGVNRKSPEEQGAGDQGLMFGYATNETDALMPAAIQYAHRLVERHTDIRKKGVLPWLRPDAKSQVTLRYENGKPVGIEAVVLSTQHNPEISQKDLHEAVYETIIQPVLPSAWLAACPRDKVHINPTGQFIIGGPLGDCGLTGRKIIVDTYGGMARHGGGAFSGKDPSKVDRSAAYAGRYVAKNIVAADLAERCEIQISYAIGVAEPTSISVDTFGTGKIDDAQIEQLVRRHFDLRPYGLIQMLDLIHPMYQRTASNGHFGREPEAVTDSQGNSFTAFSWEKTDKAAALKEDAGV
- a CDS encoding adenosylhomocysteinase — its product is MNAVLNDNFTDFKVADLALADWGRKEIRIAETEMPGLMAIRAKYRETKPLAGARITGSLHMTIQTAVLIETLVDLGAQVRWCSCNIFSTQDHAAAAIAAAGIPVYAWKGETLEEYWWCTEQVLNWPGDQEPNMILDDGGDATLLVHKGVAYAKAGAVPEPQASDPHELKVILAVLKRSLGEDPQRYQRMADSIRGVTEETTTGVHRLYEMFKKGELLFPAMNVNDSVTKSKFDNLYGCRESLVDGIKRATDVMIAGKIALVCGYGDVGKGSAQSLRGLGATVWITEIDPICALQAAMEGYRVVTLEDAAPLADIFVTTTGNKDIITHDHMVAMKDQAIVCNIGHFDNEIDIASVEKYEWENIKPQVDHIIFPPMNGKPAKRIILLAEGRLVNLGCATGHPSFVMSNSFSNQVLAQIELFSKTDEYPVGVYVLPKKLDEEVARLHLEKIGAKLTVLTQEQADYIGVPVEGPYKPDHYRY
- a CDS encoding thioredoxin family protein: MVSLQPPVCDFGQPALDFDLPGVDGRNWTLEQCRGERGLLVMFICNHCPYVKSIRERMVRDTRELLEHGIKSVAIMSNDPSEYAEDSFDNMKKIARQFSFPFPYLLDESQEVAKAYGAVCTPDFFGYNAELRLQYRGQLDASRKETAPEGSRRDLFEAMKQVAASGQGPAEQIASMGCSIKWRE
- a CDS encoding FtsX-like permease family protein, translated to MYTASLWFWRALRRGEWLWLWLAVVIASSSVVLVEQLARSVHHSMLAKAAEALAADLVLSSSRPLPVDLRQQAQRRGLQVAESIELTSMLLANDQFQLIRLRGLDRPDPLRGQLRTEQGLGLADLAPDQLLADQQLQGLLDLERDSPLQLGNQTLRVGDWLTGSDPLFTSFSAFAPLALLPLERLKQLGLIGPGSRVTYALSFAGPAAAIAAWQRQLQQRLQPHWQLRSASAPNPDMERSLNTAWTFLDLSALATVLVAGLAILIASRYYLQRWIASMALMRAAGASDRQLRLLFASQLSWLALLGSLVGVLLGLALFQAITPWLADYFDPLIQPPPGRAALLGLASGSLALWTFSWPAFRQATQVSPLQVFRQMRPDYNPLSALLVSLVLLILLMVLLLSGGLVVWAAPSLLLAAAGFYLLALALLAALRRLQPLSRGWLRLALAALAREPGLVKLQLIALGLVIFLLILVSFVRQDLLNGWRDSLPPDTPNVFMINIQPDQRPAVRQLLAQQGLAPELVPVARGRLLAVNGKALEVGQQRTPRAKRLLQREANVALLDQVPEHNPVIAALPQARRRADLPPVSVEQGIAELFGLQLGDVLRFDFIGIQRDYQISALRQVEWQSFRLNFFFILHGEAAQSLPLSYMTNFHLGLSPQQTAPLRRQLQASAPGVVWIDVQDMIQRVQEVMDQAALAVTLLYLFTLASSFIVIFTATRAAQRGRLRSWLLLRTLGAAQGDIIRIGMTEFALIGLLAGLFAALLAQLASLLISQFWLELPARLNPQLWLASLGLSVALLLLIGWLTQRQPLRQTPKQLLQQLQADA
- the argF gene encoding ornithine carbamoyltransferase, coding for MTQTDSPRPRHFLSLLDLSGIELRALLQRASELKRLHRRGDLYQPLRNRTLAMIFEKSSTRTRVSFEAGMTQLGGHALFLSPKDTQLGRGEPIEDSARVLSRMVDIVMIRTFAQDTVERFAAHSQVPVINGLTDLLHPCQLLADMQTWFEQRGDIRGKTVTWVGDGNNMCHSYMEAAHLLDFRLHIACPEGYDPEPGFMQRFGTHCQIIRDPMQAAKGADLVVTDVWASMGQEEEQTRRARAFADYQVNETLMAQAHSDALFMHCLPAHRGEEVSAGLMDRPDCLVWEEAENRLHAQKALLEFLLAA